The sequence ccttAATTGATAACGAAGTGAAGGTGACTAAGTCAATTTTGTGCaacatttttttatgtttaataaAACAATAGCTAGGCCGATGGAATATAGGTATAGTTTAATTGGTTGAGCTTTTTCATCTCCATCCATGTGGACAGAAATTTGAAAACTACTAGATTTCTACGAGTCAATCTGGGCACATGGGATTCACATATAAGCTTTGCTTCAGGGTTCAGACTCCCGCGAAACAATCAAGACCTTCTTGGCTCTTCaacttatgtttttatttatttattatggaaGCCAAAGAATTAATTTACTTTCTTGACCCAAGCTCAtgtgtttcatttttattttctgttataaaaaaaatttatgaacaaACCAAGAAACCAACCGAAGGCCATATCCCAACACCAATCTAGAATACTatagtaaaagaaaaaccattcTTTCAAGTTCTAATATTTGAAATCTTTTGCCCAAAATTTGGTGCAGAGAGTTAAATTCTCTGTATACTTGCAAATACAGTTGTAATCCAATTACTATTGATTTACTTTGAACACTAATAAATTATCAACATCAACGAATGTAACCTAACAAGGGGAAAtggggttttttatttttttgaagtgGAAGCTTTTTGTCTATTGGATGCACTAAGTCTAAAAGCCAGCCTAAACGAGAAAAGCGAAAGAAAGCAGCCCCACACTTTAATTATAAAGACTAGAAAACAACTTGAGTGCAAACATGTACTTAGTTAAATTGGTTAAAGTGGATGCGCTGGTCATTTTACATCTAAATTTGAATATTTCTTCTTatagtttagattagattaaagtaaaatatcgcttatataaaaacataacaaaaaacaacGTGGGAAGTAAAATGTAAACAGCCACCTATGCTAATTTTTCAAGTCTTCTCCAACCGACCATGACGCGAAGCAATGGgcgttataaatatttatcatGTTATGTTAAGAGCTTGTGATCACTGATTACGTCAAGTGTATGGCAGTTGTGTAATTATTACATAAATTATTAGGCTAACATGTTaaggttttttattattattaggaGACGGGGTTTGAacggaaattttttttcaacattaGGAAGAGAAGTACCACTAAACTAAGTGTTAATTGACAACATGGCATAACATGTTAAGTTGATGTTGGAAAAGAAATGGTGATCCATTTGACATATTGTTAATGGAATCGAGAGCAGTGCCAGCACTAATTTGTATGCCGGTAAATCACTGTGAGTTATTAAAGCAATTGAGTCTTATTATGCATCGACGGTTCACAATCACATACACTACTGATAATAGCTTAATTGTACTCTCTAATACAGTAGAATGTATCTTTGTTGTTCATGAAAGTGGGGATGGCTGGTCCCCATTGCATTAAAATGGGCCTACAGAGATTCAGAGAAGCATTGTGCTGCAATCTGAACGCAGAGTTTGTAGTACCATCTTATTGAGGCAAGCCGTAATTAAATACCAAATTAATGTCACTATATTCAACCCCGTGACTGATGAAACCACTTTTCAAGTGTGCCGTGAGGAAATgaatcaaaacaaaagaaagggtATTCATCTTTACCTGTTTTAGAGATTAATGCGTAGTAACTAGTGAGTAGCTCAAATTTCATGCAAAATCATATAAGCATACGAGGAAATGCTCTCTTGCTTGCTAAACTAGTGATTATTGTATCAATGTGTGATTTAAATTTACAATTCTTCGATATAAGAATTTATGTCTCATTATTAGTCAGGCAAAAGAACGTTACCCTAAACacatgaaccaaaaaaaaagggcctATTAGATTCAATGGTTGTATACTCAAGTGTTGATACTCTAAAAAGGCAGGCCTTCAAACCCCAAACCCAGCTCAAATAAGAATTGGCTGCTCCATGAATATGGGCCTATTAATTGTTGTTCGAAGATGCTCTATGCAGGTAATTGATTCCTTTATACGAAGGGGGGGCTTTTTGGTCAAACAAGACAATGGAGGTGGAAATCTCTTGTTGCTTTCACTTGTCCCCTCCCCTCCTGTGGAGAATTGACACAAATGATtaaccaaagaaagaaaagtaaatagTGAAAGACTGAAAAGCAGTATACCCAAAGATGAGGCTTCAAAGATCTCTCAGGCAATGCAAGACGAAGGGCCCACTCCCATAATTTTGCAccacaaaacccaaaagaaaacataaataaaagaatctATTATTGAAGGCTCCAATTTCACTATTTTAATagtacaatttatattttttgtattttcaagtgtagataaataaataagttttaatTCAATGTAGAATCATTAAATTGCACTGCAGCAGTGGTAGGGCTTGGCTCTCAAAATTTGGAGGTATTACTGAAAACCAAAACGAGGCACATCACATGGCCGCAGCTTCAACTTTCAACGAAACACACAAAGTGCAGTGAAAGCTCTGAgctttcatttctttcatttcaataTTTCATATCAGTCAGCAGCTCAGCagtgaatgaatgaatgaatgagtGAGTGCAAGCAAGCTATCATCGATTGGTCCCGTTCTCAAAGCAAGTACGCACAATGCACCTAAGCCCTCTAGTGTTGCCCTAAATAGTAACCTTCAGCACATGACGTAATCAAGTCTAGGACCTGCACCTGCAACCtgcaactctctctctctctctctcccctacCCAATAGCCAATATCCACCAACTTCCCCACATTCATTGAGAGTTTGGGATTGGATCAGCAAGCCTGAAACAAACCATAAAGAGGGAAAATCCAAactttgaagaagaagattaaacaaGAATGAGAGAATCTTATATACAAGAACCACAGAATGTGAAATTACATTGTAAACAAAGCAAATAACTGAGGAAAGATATTGTTGACTTCAATTCAATGTACACGTTAAAATGGAGAACAGAACCCGAAGGCTCTACAATTTCTACAGTTAGTGggtcaaaaacaaaactcccacataagaaaagaaaaaaaacaattggaaaACTGGGAGCTACTACCAAGACCTTAAGGGGAACAAAGGGAACTAAAGAGTGGGAGCCAAGCAATTTCTTGACAATTACAATTGTAATTGCAAGCTCCATATTTTTTGGAGCAAATTCTCCTCCTAACAAGTATCTTTATCCAACAACTAACTacactttcttctttcttctggGGTTTATTCGACAACCATTGACGCCAGTTGAGCAAATTGCATGATTGCATTAGAACCAGCATGGTGTCTGATGTCCACATTGTGAGGACTTCTTCATGAATGTTGAATCAATTGTTGGAACAAACATACTTTTCAAGTATATACAGGTGAGCTGATTCGTACCACACGCCCAGGATTTGGCATTCTGTTCAGGGCCACATATCAGAATCAAAGGGGTCATATACATATCCACGTAAAATTTCCCTGTCATTGGATTGTCCTTGTGAGTTTGCACTTGGAAATGAATATTGTATCTGTATAGTTTAGACTACAAAGCTTCAAGAGCTCTGCAGACTGCTGCTTCAGGACAGGACCGCAAGCACTCTGTATCACAAGGAGGAGCTTTGCCGCTAGACCAGCATCCAGAGCAATTGATGAGCATTCTTCAGGGGCATGTTTACATACAGACCATAAAATTGACAGTGCATATTGAGTACAACTTTCTGAAATTCTCATAAGAAGCCTCACCATATTCGGAATAGTGTTCAAACAATCCTTCAAAGCTGATATTCCCTCCGGTACAGAGGACAGTGCATCCAAGATGAAAAGAGCTAGTTCTAAGCATTCATGGTCGAGAGAAGGCAAACAATCAACTAACTGAGGCACAGCCCCAATGCTCACCATAAAACCCCTTACTTCCTTATGCAAGCATATTGTTCTGAGGAGGCTAAGTCCAGGCAAGGTTCCAACTGTATGCCTCTTATCTTTCACCAGCCTCATTAGTCCTACCAAGAGGCTATGGCTCGAAATTATTTCTGATCGAAAATCCTTCTCCTCCATCAGCATTTTGATCAACCGGGTACAATTGATTTTTGTCTCAATGGACCCCTCATTCAGAATGTCCACCATTAACGAAATTTTTGCTGGTTGCATCAAACTCGTTCTCGATTCTGAATCAAGGGTCAAATTGACAAGAATGGCAATGACTTCGGAACCAACAACATGTGAAGTAAATGGACCTAGCAGGGATGAAACTACAGTAGCCCCACCTTTATCAATCAGTGTCTTCCTGGCAGTGGCGTGAGCTGCCACAACTTGATGAAGCTCCTTGAGGGCTTGCACCCTAGCTTGACCCTTCACCTTCTTTAGTGTCTCGACAAGCTCAGAAGCCCTTCCTTGAACATCTTCAGACCTCTTCTTCATGAGCAGATACTTCTGAGAAAACCAAGTGTAGATTAGATGGTAAAGGGTCCTATTCGGGGTTATCGAATCGTCCCAGAGCTCCTGCATTGTGGTGGGGCAGGTGAGGTGCCCCAAATTGAACCATTTGAGAATGTTGGAGCTCTCATAGGTTTGGCCAGTGCAAAGGGTCACTGGGTCTTGCATTGGCTCCAGGGAGATTGGGCAGATGAACACTGAAGGGACCTCAGACAAGTCAAGCTCTTCAATCATCTTCCTCAGATCCAATTTCTCACCAACACCAATAGTAACAACCCCACCACCAACACCACCCAAAACCCCATCCTTCACAGCTGTGTCCAGATCTATGACATGcccatctccaccaccatcaaaCCCAACAACCCCATCCCTCTTTGAGGGCTGAAACATAGGCATCTTGAAACCCCttttgagagaaaagaaacccaaaccctcaaaaatattaaaaacccaaaaaaaccagAGAGAGAACCAAAAAAACCCTCAAAACGACTGCAATGGCAAGCTCCCTTCAGAGCACATTACATCTGGATAGCACATGAAATGTGTGAAAAGGGATAAGGACAGAGAATAAAAATCCCACCTGTGTTTCTCTCATTGACAATATACAAGTAACAATACTCTATTTattgcacacacacacacacacacacacagagctTCTGTTGCTTTTTCCTAGTTTGCTTTTTATCTGATCTCTTTCTACGGTCAAAAGCATCATTACAATCATAATACACACATCATAAAACACACAATCAAGCTCGTTTCACTTCATGCTCAAGCTTCAAAAGGGTTCAATCAACAGCCCATTTCACCAGAACAGAAAAAGATGTGCAataaagcaaagcaaagggtgaaaaacaaaaagacttAGACCGCTCAAAGATAAGCAAACAGTGGAGACTACAAGTAAATCTAAAGAGGGTTGTGCAGAAattgagagaagaaaataaaataagcaatACCCAGATCTCATAAGACGGAGAAAATGAGGAATTCGAAGAGCTTTAAGAGAAAAAACTATGTGAGGGACCGTACCGCCAAAGGCAAAGGTGGACAGAGAgaccgagagagagaggagcagAGAAAAGCCATAGCTCTTCTTTTGGGGAAGTTTTACTGAAAGCTCTTCCAGTCTTTACCGAAAATAATaaatctatttatttatattttttttgttatggtgaaaaaatgaaaaatggggACTTTGAAATATCGGATGACCGGGAAGCACGGGCTGCAGCCGGTGAATAAGCCCCTCGGCCCGCGCACCACACGTGCAGTCATTTCACTTGTCTCCTTAATCTCCCGCTTCTCTGCTAATTACCTGCTTTATCCATCTTTATTGTCCATTTACAAATCTTTTCAGCATTGACAATTATACccttgtttggttttttttattgataacaATTTTGGAATTAATTGAACTTGGAGCATTTTCCCattatatttattcatttattggATCACAATTAGACGGAcaaacttatttatttttattttttggacagAAATTCTTTTACATTTAATATTATGTAAAAGACTCTTTCGGATTTTCATGAGTCAAATGATATTTTGAGAAAGAGGACAAAGTGGTATTTTGAGAGAGGAAAGGAAAGTGGGTCAAAAAGACCGCCCAATTTGGGTAAAGTGTACCCACGAGTCATCTGAGTCATGACCCAACCCCCACGAAGGGGAGAGACTAGTCTTTTTGCCCACGTACCACTATTTACTACTTTACTATTTTACTACTTACTAGGAATGAGGAAATTAGGAACGGCCCACTATGAGCTTCCTACGTACAATGCCACATCTCGATTTAGCAAATCGAATATTTCAGACActttttctctccaaaaaaattataataattaccAAGTAAAAACCCCATGTGGACCCCACCAACCAATTTTCCACTTTtttataatcaaaataataatattttcctactttttttttttcgggtaAAGTCCCAGCTAAGCGTTTGACCGCGACAGTTTTGCTTTGACTGTACGCCTCCGTTGGCTTATCCGGTCTTTTGCTTTGACTGCTTTTCTCCGTCTCCCACTGCTCATTCTAATACGTTGCTGCTTCCGTTGCCCCATCACTCAATCATACACCGACACGTGACCCTGCCAacgtgttttttattttcatatatttttttttgggtggattaaatattatttacgGCTTTTGGGTGGGACTGGGGCACGGGGGTTTTTGTGTGGGCCCCCCCCAGACTGGACCCTGCCCACTGCCAACTTTAGGTTGgattataaattaataatactaattaatttattgtggCACAGAACAGAGAGTGATTAGTTTAATGAACAACGTGTGAGCGCATTGTTATGAGTGTTAATGGCTTGTTATTATGATTCAAATTTAAAGGTTAAGATAGTTTATTAAAGGATTATCCaatcataattttatattaagtTATAATCTGGATTTCCAAAATATTGGAATCAAATTTGCAACACACCTACAACATAGGTGTCACATGACCCACCAAATTGAGTTCTCGTGAGTAGGGTTACGAGGATGCCTTGAATTGTTAaggttctttgtttttttgtttttcgttttAATTGTTAGATTAAGAAGTGCTGTTAGGTCTAATTGAAAATGTGCTGGAAATGTGTTCAAACTTTTTATCTTATTTCTTTAATCAAATCAACTCCATGGGTAGTCAAGATTCAACCCAGTTTTGGGCCAAAACCGGGTTATGAAAAATGCCAGAGACATAAACTTTTAGCAAGAAATTATgtgacaatttttttatgggagattcactattatatcTAATATAtaggcccaaattataaaaataccttatatgaaatggactttagaaacacactcaaagctcatttacaacataacaaagaagctttaacttcttataaattgcaaaactgccatcaatttcttaaaacaagcccaaccctaaaatctcataaaaatacccaaaacactcaatagagcatcaaagtaatttaataattaatattaaattcaataagacCAGCTgttattttttgagttttttttgggtttgtttatagaaattcaatagtgtatggtttatttataatattagtgctaagaatgggtatatcactaaatatctctttttttttatttgttttgaataaatatgatttatatgATTGAGAATATATATCAATATAGTCTAGAGTGAGAATATACATAAAACAACTGAAACATTGACACATTATATGAGAGTTATTCTATAGTGAGGCCATTATCTAAGCCCATATCTCTTAACTGTTGGATCAAACtaatcaattttatcaaaCGACTAACCAATTTGATTTAACGGTCAAAAGATAGGACATCATCTAAGAGCCTTAAATAAGGCcttcactatagaattctacCATTAGTTGGTGCCTCTCTAATATTGTTAGCACgaagaaataaataattacataAACTAATGATCATTTAATGTAGTGGCAACTAATCTTCACTTCGTCGATATAAGTTATGATCGATAATCTCATAGATCataattgttaacaaaaacatgaaaaaagaaaagaagaatatctTTATAATATGGCTTTTCACACATATTGCACTTTAGTTTgattcccctttttttttcttttttttcttttttaatttttatacaagcgatattaagGGAGATAATTTTTCTCACACATAAGTGTCATGGGGGTTCAAACTTGAGACCATTGATCTGCAAGTCAATATCCTTTTCACTGAGCTAGACCCCGTTGACCTCTTTTGATCATATGtattgattaattttttttgttaaaggaaggaaataattttttaaaatttttaaaaaagcgaTTGATTATGTATTTCTTGCCCTACTCAACAAAAAGACATTTGGATAATGCTCATAGGCCCAGAGATTCCGTAAGCTTGTTGGGCCCGTGAAAATGGATACCAAACAGACATAATGGTGTGTATAGGGGCCTACGTAATTGGTGAAGGTTTGACGTTTTCCAACTTGGGCTTGGAGGAGCCAAGATCTGGTTTCGGGCTCATAGGCCCAATACTTGTGTGATGCATTCTACAACATTTGccattttgagaaataataaGGACGGTATTGGTATTTTAATAGTTTCATTAGAGAGAACcgatatttttataaaaatcagagcTATTTTTTTGCCGCTTCTGAAAATTGTTGTCAGACTCAGAGCTTCCTAGCTTTCAAAATAATCACTTTTTATTTGCTTTACCCAACACTTTTGTCTTAAAAAAAACTGTGGAAGAAAGTGATTTTATGGGTTTTACCAGTACCCCAAACATGCACTTATCCATCGTGGGTTCACATACCAttacaaacaaaccaaaaaaaagaaaaaaaagaaaagaaaagaaatgatCAACGAGATATGCATGAGAATGACTATTTGGGCTAATTATATATAGTTGAAATctcataaaatttttttgtcaaacatAAACAACATATATTGAAATATGTACGGAAattgttgatgaagaagacgACAACTTCTAGGACATAcaataaaaaaactgaaaatagaaAGTAAACTCTTCTTGGACTTGATCCATATAAACTTGGCACTTTTCGATGGCTTGGAGCCTATTGGATACGCTgaccttttgtttttcttttttttggttaagtATTATAGCCTTGACCCTCCCCAAGGATAACAAACCTGACTCAGTCCTGATGAACCATTCTGCCCCTTGATAATAACACTGTTGATCCAGCAAATTGGGTTCACTTGtacagtttttttctttttcttcttcgtcCGAAATGGGATCGTTATTGactttattaaaaataagcaAAGATAAAAGTCGAACTTCTGCCTTGAATGTGAAGCAAAGCGTTTTACCACTAGGGTTTAGGGTCAACTTGATAAGAGTGAACATTTGGATATGATGATGAaacctttttatatatatttgggatGACAGTTCatctattattatttttgggttaatAAATTAGCTGTATAATTATGTATTCAAAATGAAGTGGTAATGCATGAAGTTATACTGAGGTGACTCTACACGTTATTGGCTTCTACAAGATTTCTGAAATTGTCCTTTTGGGCATTTTAGGAGCCAAGttcctcctcttctttccattgataaaaaaacacactttcgtttttattgttttgacTTGGCAAAACATAATTTTGGAGTGGCTACGCCTA comes from Prunus dulcis chromosome 6, ALMONDv2, whole genome shotgun sequence and encodes:
- the LOC117632701 gene encoding U-box domain-containing protein 30-like gives rise to the protein MPMFQPSKRDGVVGFDGGGDGHVIDLDTAVKDGVLGGVGGGVVTIGVGEKLDLRKMIEELDLSEVPSVFICPISLEPMQDPVTLCTGQTYESSNILKWFNLGHLTCPTTMQELWDDSITPNRTLYHLIYTWFSQKYLLMKKRSEDVQGRASELVETLKKVKGQARVQALKELHQVVAAHATARKTLIDKGGATVVSSLLGPFTSHVVGSEVIAILVNLTLDSESRTSLMQPAKISLMVDILNEGSIETKINCTRLIKMLMEEKDFRSEIISSHSLLVGLMRLVKDKRHTVGTLPGLSLLRTICLHKEVRGFMVSIGAVPQLVDCLPSLDHECLELALFILDALSSVPEGISALKDCLNTIPNMVRLLMRISESCTQYALSILWSVCKHAPEECSSIALDAGLAAKLLLVIQSACGPVLKQQSAELLKLCSLNYTDTIFISKCKLTRTIQ